From Seriola aureovittata isolate HTS-2021-v1 ecotype China chromosome 16, ASM2101889v1, whole genome shotgun sequence, one genomic window encodes:
- the cckb gene encoding cholecystokinin, with protein sequence MTAGLCVCVVLAVLCTSCLGLPFSSQPLDEGQRSVSAPSEALLDADIHTLGEPQLRHSRSASQLKALPLAEDDADSRANLSELLARLISSRKGSVRRNSTANSRGSGLSANHRIADRDYLGWMDFGRRSAEEYEYSS encoded by the exons atgactgcagggctctgtgtgtgtgtcgtgctGGCAGTCCTGTGTACGAGCTGTTTGGGGCTCCCCTTCTCCTCTCAGCCCCTGGACGAGGGCCAGCGCTCCGTCTCCGCTCCCTCTGAAG CTCTCCTTGATGCTGACATCCACACCTTGGGAGAACCCCAGCTCCGACACAGCCGCTCTGCCAGCCAGCTGAAAGCTCTCCCTCTGGCTGAGGATGATGCAGACTCCCGGGCCAACCTCAGTGAGCTGCTGGCAAGACTCATCTCCTCcaggaaag GCTCTGTGCGCAGAAACTCCACAGCGAACAGCAGAGGCAGCGGACTGAGCGCCAACCACCGGATAGCAGACAGGGACTACTTGGGCTGGATGGACTTCGGCCGCCGCAGCGCAGAGGAATACGAGTACTCCTCGTAA